The proteins below are encoded in one region of Macaca nemestrina isolate mMacNem1 chromosome 10, mMacNem.hap1, whole genome shotgun sequence:
- the LOC105465911 gene encoding taste receptor type 2 member 43: MITFLPIIFSILVVFTFVIGNFANGFIALVNSIEWVKRQKISFVDQILTALAVSRVGLLWILLLNWYSTVLNPAFYSVEVRTIVYNLWAVINHFSNWLATSLSIFYLLKIANFSNLIFLHLKRRVKSVVLVILLGPLLFLVCHLFVVNMNEIIQTKEYEGNMTWKSKLRSAMYLSNTTVTILANLVPFILTLISFLLLICSLCKHLKKMQLRDKGSQDPSTKVHIKALQTVISLSLCAIYFLSIMISSWSLGRVENKAIFMFCKAIRFSYPSAHAFILIWGNKKLKQTLLSVLWNVRYCMKGQKLQSP, encoded by the coding sequence ATGATAACTTTTTTACCCATCATTTTTTCCATTCTAGTAGTGTTTACATTTGTTATTGGAAATTTTGCTAATGGTTTCATAGCATTGGTAAATTCCATTGAGTGGGTCAAGAGACAAAAGATCTCCTTTGTTGACCAAATTCTCACTGCTCTGGCAGTCTCCAGAGTTGGTTTGCTCtggatattattattaaattggtATTCAACTGTTTTGAATCCAGCTTTTTATAGTGTAGAAGTAAGAACTATTGTTTATAATCTCTGGGCAGTAATCAACCATTTCAGCAACTGGCTTGCTACTAGCCTAAGCATATTTTACTTACTCAAGATTGCCAATTTCTCCAACCTTATATTTCTTCACTTAAAGAGGAGAGTTAAGAGTGTCGTTCTGGTGATACTGTTGGGGCCTTTGCTATTTTTGGTTTGTCATCTTTTTGTGGTAAACATGAATGAGATTATACAGACAAAAGAATATGAAGGAAACATGACTTGGAAGAGCAAATTGAGGAGTGCAATGTACCTTTCAAATACGACTGTAACCATACTAGCAAACTTAGTACCCTTCATTCTGACCCTAATATcttttctgctgttaatctgtTCTCTGTGTAAACATCTCAAGAAGATGCAGCTCCGTGACAAAGGCTCTCAAGATCCCAGCACCAAGGTCCACATAAAAGCTTTGCAAACTGTCATCTCCTTGTCGTTATGTGCCATTTACTTTCTGTCCATAATGATATCAAGTTGGAGTTTGGGAAGGGTGGAAAACAAAGCTATCTTCATGTTCTGCAAAGCTATTAGATTCAGCTATCCTTCAGCTCACGCATTCATACTGATTTGGGGAAACAAGAAGCTAAAGCAGACTCTTCTTTCAGTTTTGTGGAACGTGAGGTACTGCATGAAAGGACAGAAGCTTCAATCTCCATAG